TCCAAAGGCGAAAATGGCAACCAGCATCACGAGAAAGGGGCCAGACTTCCACAGGTAACTGGAGATAGCTGGGTTGGAAACCTTGGCCTCCACCCAGAGGAAGACAAAAAGGAGACAAACTCCCAGGATAATCCCCGTCAGCATTGCAGCGGATGTCCAACCCCTGCGCGAGCTGTCATTGAGGCCGTAGACCAGTAATGCTACACCAGCGGTAAAGACAACGGTACCGGGTATATCAATAGGCATGTCCTTTCTCTTTGCAAACCGTGGCAGAAATAAACAGGCCAGTATTGTTGAAAGGCCTGTGAGGATCAGACACAGCCAGAAGATTGATCTCcagcctgctgctgaagctataAAGAGTCAGTCGAGACGATCAAACCTCTACACACACTAGGCCGACGCAGACACATACATGCCAGATGAGAACCGACGACAGTGCCGATAGTCGACCCAAGAGGGCCACATGCAGTGTAGATGGCCAATGCTTTGTTGCGGGACTCCGGATCTGGGAATGTATTGCTGAGGATTGCGAGTCCATTCGGGGCCTCAAGAACGATGAGGTATCAGAATCATATCCGTTCGGCCCTGCTGGAATTCACTTACAGTCAACCCAGCACCGACTCCGGAAATGGCACGACCGGCCAGCAAGGCACCTTTGTTTGGTGCGGTCGTGTTGATAACGTTGGATATGGTGAGAGTAGCTGTGCCGGCAATGAATATCTTTTCCAGCCCGAACCTCTGTCCCAGTTGTCCAGCAATCAGAAGGAACGCTGCAAAAGTGATGTTGTATACAATCAAAACCCAATTGATATCTTCACTCGCGAATCCAAGAGCCTGCTGGATATTCGGAAGGGCAAAGAGTACCGAGGAAAGTTGAAAGAGATCCAAGAAGTTGACCACTGTGGTTGTCAGCAGAACACAGTTCAAATGCACCGAAGGGCTAACATGCTCGCCCGGTTGATATGGGGGAAGCCTTGATTTTTTGTTGGACGTCATCCTAGCCACCTCCTGAACAGACAAGAAAACCGCCACGCAAACTTAGGAGCAGGAGAGGCCCGCAGAAAAGCAATTTCCTTCTTAAAAGGTTCCCTAAACTCTCGGAGAATATTGTCTTGACATCTGACGGGGACTAGGGACGAACCACGAATAGTGCTGAGTCTACTCCCGGTTAACGGCTAATATGCCTACACTACTAGTCGATCAGACAGATCATTTTTGGAGGATCATCCAGATGCTGCTTGCGGAGGCAACCTTTCCGGGTCACGCCAGGTTGCTTTCTGATCTCTACTCCTTGCACAACGTCGAGCAGCGTGAACCGACGGGTCCCGACATCCTGGTAGAGGCTCTCAACGACGGCTGATCGTCATTTATGTGGCGTACATCCATATGGAAAGGTACATATGCGTACTCGGCCATGTGTCGCCAATCAATTGCATTTGGACAAGCCATGTCTACTAGCACCATGCACGGATTGCCTGTTAGGGACCAATGTACGCTGGAGATGGCTGCCTGAAAGGCTGCGACATAAGCCCCTGGTTAATCAATGCTACATGCCTTGTTCTTACCACTGTCCGAGGCTTGTCGGATTGGCGAAAACCGGTGATGGGAATGGTTATTGTAAGTGGAAAGAAGCAACTAAAATAGCCCACCCCACACTGAACGGGGGCATTAACACTCCTTGAGTCCATTCTTAATGTACGACTATAGTCTGATTATGAGAATTACCCTTGTTTTACTATGATCAGAGATCGCTAACACTAGTCAACTTGCCCATGTCCCCTCTCAGAGTGCTGGAGGCTGGAGCATCGATACGAGGGAACTTCGAGGGAACTTCGAGGGAACTTAACGGACCAGCATTGCAGCTTTATTCTAAAGATTCAATCTATACAAATGATTCTTTCAAGTCCTCGGAGTACGGAATATGCTGGTTTCAAAGAACACTGATTGTCGCAAACAAGGTCTTGTTAGATTATTTAACTATCTATGAGGTAGCACATGCTCCGCCATCACTTTGCCCACGTTGCATGGTATTCAGCCACTGATGCAGCCGGGCCATGGTAAGCGCCAAACCACCAGGGTACAGTCTGTTAGTAGCCAAGGTGCCTTGGCCGGTGGGTACATGAGGCGCTCAATGCATTTGGAGTTTCACTCGTCCATCAAAGAGACCAATGTCTCCTATCACTCATAGTGGTTTCACTGGAACAAGGGTGTCACATTTTACCTTGCTGGGCCGGAAAGCGCGAAAAGCGCTACTGTGTCGCCCAGGTGCCTCAGGGTAGACGTATCCCTGGAGCTACGTGTGGTTGGTCTCCGGTTTGATCTCCAAAGGCTAACCAAACCTTCCCAAGATACACATCAGTTGAGTCGAATGTCGATGGATACTCTCAGTTTAGATGCAATGTTAGGAGTCTCTCCCCCAATAGCCAGTCAGACTGCGGACTCTCAGGACCAGCCAGAGGATAATACCGTTTGCACCAGAGCTCAGGGAAAAAGCTCATGCAAGCTTCGAGCAGCCTGTGATGGGTGTCACGCAGCCAAAACACGATGTACAGGAGGGACTCCGTGCGCTCGGTGTTAC
The DNA window shown above is from Aspergillus fumigatus Af293 chromosome 1, whole genome shotgun sequence and carries:
- the mfsC gene encoding MFS transporter is translated as MTSNKKSRLPPYQPGEHVSPSVHLNCVLLTTTVVNFLDLFQLSSVLFALPNIQQALGFASEDINWVLIVYNITFAAFLLIAGQLGQRFGLEKIFIAGTATLTISNVINTTAPNKGALLAGRAISGVGAGLTAPNGLAILSNTFPDPESRNKALAIYTACGPLGSTIGTVVGSHLACMSGWRSIFWLCLILTGLSTILACLFLPRFAKRKDMPIDIPGTVVFTAGVALLVYGLNDSSRRGWTSAAMLTGIILGVCLLFVFLWVEAKVSNPAISSYLWKSGPFLVMLVAIFAFGGSFSTWFFISTQLCVNLLGYSTILTAVYFLPAAFAAIASGVFATPLIRLAGEKNILVAGLAITAAGAVAWAFAGPRIGPAVPTTGRDTAIIFVIGSPVALVPTQSILLREVEAGNHAVAGALFNTAYQVGASVILAGANALMDRSRANVQGVRQVTIDGYLNAFWLIAGVLGAAALTVMVCYWPGKDDLVERQTEEANAVGPLAVDKVDTSKDATASARSVADTRL